A stretch of Macadamia integrifolia cultivar HAES 741 chromosome 7, SCU_Mint_v3, whole genome shotgun sequence DNA encodes these proteins:
- the LOC122083667 gene encoding probable cellulose synthase A catalytic subunit 5 [UDP-forming] has translation MEASAGLVAGSHNRNELVVIRREGESGPKPLQQLSGQICQICGDDVGLTVDGELFVACNECAFPICKTCYEYERREGSQVCPQCKTRFKRLKGCARVAGDEEEDDVDDLENEFNFAGRDKQDMQYLAEAMLQGHMSYGRAGDADMPQVIHTMPQVPLLTNGQMVDDIPPEQHALVPSFVGGGGKRIHPLPFSDPSFPVQPRSMDPSKDLAAYGYGSVAWKERVENWKQKQEKLQVMRNENGGKDWDNDGDGPDLPLMDEARQPLSRKLPIPSSQINPYRMIIIIRLVVLGFFFHYRVMHPVNDAYALWLVSVICEIWFAISWILDQFPKWLPIDRETYLDRLSLRYEKEGHPSRLSAVDIFVSTVDPLKEPPLVTANTVLSILAVDYPVDKVSCYVSDDGAAMLTFEALSETSEFARKWVPFCKKFNIEPRAPEWYFAQKIDYLKDKVLPSFVKERRAMKREYEEFKVRINALVAKAQKVPEEGWTMQDGTPWPGNNVRDHPGMIQVFLGQSGGHDTEGNELPRLVYVSREKRPGFNHHKKAGAMNALVRVSAVLTNAPYMLNLDCDHYINNSKAFREAMCFMMDPLLGKKVCYVQFPQRFDGIDRHDRYANRNIVFFDINMKGLDGIQGPIYVGTGCVFRRQALYGFDAPKTKKPPTRTCNCWPSWCCCGCCCSGRKKKKSTKPKSDKKKRGSRRGDAGAPVLALEGIDEGIEGIESEKSAIMSEQKLEKKFGQSPVFVASTLLENGGALKNASPASLLKEAIQVISCGYEDKTDWGKEVGWIYGSVTEDILTGFKMHCHGWRSIYCIPARPAFKGSAPINLSDRLHQVLRWALGSVEIFLSRHCPLWYGYGGGLKWLERLSYINATVYPWTSIPLLAYCTLPAVCLLTGKFIAPELSNVASLWFLSLFICIFATSILEMRWSGVGIDDWWRNEQFWVIGGVSAHLFAVFQGLLKVLAGIDTNFTVTSKAGDDDQFSELYAFKWTTLLIPPTTLLIINLIGVVAGVSNAINNGYESWGPLFGKLFFAFWVIVHLYPFLKGLLGRQNRTPTIIIVWSILLASIFSLLWVRIDPFLAKSDGPVLEECGLDCN, from the exons ATGGAAGCAAGTGCTGGTTTAGTTGCTGGTTCCCACAACAGGAATGAGTTGGTTGTCATCCGGCGTGAAGGAGAATCCGGT CCAAAGCCTTTGCAGCAGCTTAGCGGTCAAATCTGCCAGATTTGTGGAGATGACGTTGGGCTCACCGTAGATGGGGAGCTCTTCGTTGCCTGCAACGAATGTGCTTTTCCGATTTGCAAGACTTGCTACGAATATGAGCGGAGGGAAGGAAGCCAGGTCTGCCCACAGTGCAAGACCAGGTTTAAACGTCTCAAAG GATGTGCTAGAGTTGCtggtgatgaagaagaagatgacgtcGATGACCTTGAGAATGAGTTCAATTTCGCGGGGAGGGATAAACAGGATATGCAGTATCTTGCAGAGGCCATGCTTCAAGGTCACATGAGCTATGGCCGAGCCGGTGATGCTGACATGCCTCAAGTGATCCATACAATGCCTCAAGTTCCTCTGCTTACCAATGGCCAGATG GTCGATGATATCCCTCCCGAGCAGCATGCTTTGGTCCCTTCTTTCGTTGGCGGTGGAGGGAAAAGGATTCATCCCCTTCCTTTCTCAGATCCTAGTTTTCCAG TGCAACCCAGATCCATGGATCCATCCAAGGACTTGGCTGCTTATGGTTATGGAAGTGTTGCTTGGAAGGAGCGGGTGGAGAATTGGAAGCAGAAGCAAGAGAAATTACAGGTCATGAGGAATGAAAATGGTGGCAAAGATTGGGACAACGATGGAGATGGGCCGGATCTACCCTT AATGGATGAAGCCAgacaaccactatcaagaaaaTTGCCTATTCCATCGAGCCAAATCAACCCATACCGGATGATCATTATAATCCGGCTTGTTGTTCTTGGGTTCTTCTTCCATTACCGGGTCATGCATCCAGTGAATGATGCCTATGCATTGTGGCTTGTCTCCGTGATCTGTGAGATCTGGTTTGCCATTTCATGGATTCTAGATCAGTTTCCAAAATGGCTTCCAATTGATCGGGAAACTTATCTAGACAGACTCTCCTTGAG GTATGAGAAGGAAGGGCACCCTTCTCGACTCTCTGCAGTTGATATATTTGTGAGTACGGTGGATCCTTTGAAAGAGCCTCCTTTGGTCACTGCAAACACTGTTCTGTCAATTCTTGCCGTTGACTATCCTGTCGACAAGGTTTCGTGCTATGTTTCGGATGATGGTGCAGCAATGTTGACATTTGAAGCTTTGTCAGAAACATCTGAGTTTGCAAGAAAGTGGGTTCCTTTTTGCAAGAAGTTTAACATTGAGCCACGGGCACCAGAATGGTATTTTGCTCAGAAGATAGATTACTTGAAGGACAAGGTGTTACCTTCATTTGTTAAGGAGCGGAGGGCTATGAAG AGAGAATATGAGGAGTTCAAAGTTCGGATAAATGCATTGGTTGCCAAGGCTCAAAAGGTCCCTGAAGAAGGGTGGACAATGCAGGATGGGACTCCATGGCCTGGAAATAATGTCCGGGATCATCCTGGCATGATTCAG GTCTTTTTAGGACAAAGTGGGGGACATGACACAGAGGGCAATGAATTGCCTCGCCTAGTATATGTTTCTAGAGAAAAGAGACCTGGATTCAATCATCACAAAAAGGCTGGTGCTATGAATGCTTTG GTGAGAGTTTCTGCTGTGCTCACAAATGCACCATATATGTTAAATTTGGATTGTGATCATTACATCAATAACAGTAAAGCTTTTAGGGAGGCAATGTGTTTCATGATGGACCCATTGTTGGGAAAGAAGGTTTGCTATGTGCAGTTCCCACAAAGGTTTGATGGTATTGATAGGCATGATCGATATGCTAACCGGAATATTGTTTTCTTTGAT ATCAATATGAAAGGGTTGGACGGGATTCAAGGACCTATTTATGTTGGGACTGGATGTGTTTTTAGAAGGCAGGCACTCTACGGTTTTGATGCTCCAAAGACAAAGAAGCCACCAACTAGGACCTGCAATTGTTGGCCAAGTTGGTGCTGTTGCGGATGCTGTTGTtctgggaggaagaagaagaagagtaccAAGCCCAAGTCTGACAAGAAAAAGAGAGGTTCCAGGAGGGGAGATGCAGGGGCACCTGTCCTTGCTTTGGAGGGTATTGATGAGGGCATTGAAG GGATTGAGAGTGAGAAATCTGCTATAATGTCTGAGCAAAAGTTGGAAAAGAAGTTTGGCCAGTCTCCTGTGTTTGTTGCATCCACCCTGCTCGAGAATGGTGGGGCACTGAAAAATGCTAGCCCTGCCTCTCTGCTAAAGGAGGCCATCCAAGTCATTAGCTGTGGTTATGAAGACAAGACAGACTGGGGTAAAGAG GTGGGTTGGATCTATGGTTCAGTTACGGAGGATATCTTAACGGGTTTTAAAATGCACTGCCATGGATGGAGATCTATATATTGTATCCCGGCGAGGCCAGCCTTTAAAGGATCTGCACCCATCAATCTCTCTGATCGTTTGCACCAGGTCCTTCGGTGGGCTCTTGGTTCTGTAGAAATTTTCTTGAGCAGGCATTGTCCTCTCTGGTATGGGTATGGAGGTGGTCTGAAGTGGTTAGAGCGTCTGTCTTACATAAATGCTACTGTATATCCTTGGACATCAATTCCATTGCTCGCGTACTGTACTCTACCTGCTGTCTGCTTGCTAACGGGGAAATTCATTGCCCCGGAG CTTAGCAATGTTGCTAGCTTATGGTTCCTGTCACTTTTCATCTGTATTTTTGCAACGAGTATCCTGGAAATGAGATGGAGTGGTGTTGGTATTGATGACTGGTGGAGGAATGAGCAGTTTTGGGTGATTGGAGGTGTTTCTGCGCATCTTTTTGCAGTCTTCCAAGGACTTTTGAAGGTACTGGCTGGTATTGATACGAACTTCACTGTGACTTCAAAAGCAGGAGATGATGATCAGTTTTCAGAATTATATGCATTCAAGTGGACTACATTGCTCATTCCTCCAACCACTCTGCTGATAATAAACCTTATTGGGGTTGTTGCTGGTGTCTCTAATGCAATAAACAATGGTTACGAGTCCTGGGGACCACTTTTTGGCAAgcttttctttgctttctgGGTTATTGTTCATCTCTATCCATTCCTCAAAGGTCTCTTGGGCCGGCAGAACAGGACTCCCACGATAATTATTGTCTGGTCTATCCTGCTGGCCTCCATCTTCTCTCTTTTGTGGGTTAGAATTGATCCATTCCTGGCCAAGTCAGATGGCCCGGTATTGGAGGAATGCGGATTGGACTGCAATTAG